The following are encoded in a window of Alosa sapidissima isolate fAloSap1 chromosome 10, fAloSap1.pri, whole genome shotgun sequence genomic DNA:
- the LOC121721281 gene encoding uncharacterized protein LOC121721281: MASPPNKAGSPVMETAVGFILGAIAGCALGATEGPMNQAMAELTSGPHLKVVTEAVGDVGPLGVGTLLGATALSAAVVSAVTGVTMASLVTLRLLRVRGRRDGSLGVRVLAWVTSGLASAVGATASGATLGVGIEMLAQASVTAGLLGGLVALALLTPFLRAALLRLGEGERLCCGLLDPSEEDRERERRRQEAAVVEQRQRVTVEMEQRITMLEEGAGDGDAAQQHRAVWETQWRERKEAEREERERTVLETEQRRVSERVTKAMAQYADLLAFSGIPMTVTATVTTGLGLFGYGDYRFVFVVLLALVLVMTFALMRSANLSFWKFAGCMGLFATFAIAVLTVHAGQEVAGASARLKAAGRKVPPRESIATAMRQRSSLEAVAAGFFVAKLCQVGLGASVGGPLGRQVDGKIVVGAAGAVAAIIGLVRVSAGFLGAGGTAGALLGAVGASGVSLGSAAAIAVGWSTWAGTVGTTVGMVTGALATGKWDVPNLIQVPVAYMFAMTNPY; this comes from the exons ATGGCTTCGCCACCAAACA AGGCAGGTAGCCCAGTGATGGAGACTGCTGTGGGCTTCATCCTGGGTGCGATCGCTGGCTGTGCCCTGGGAGCCACGGAGGGACCCATGAACCAGGCGATGGCGGAGCTGACTTCTGGGCCACACCTGAAGGTGGTGACGGAGGCCGTGGGAGACGTGGGGCCCCTGGGTGTCGGGACGCTCCTCGGGGCCACAGCCCTCTCCGCCGCCGTGGTGTCAGCCGTGACGGGAGTGACGATGGCGTCCCTGGTGACTCTGAGGCTACTCAGAGTGAGGGGACGCAGAGACGGGTCCCTGGGAGTCAGGGTGCTCGCGTGGGTAACCTCCGGGCTCGCCTCTGCTGTCGGGGCGACGGCCAGCGGAGCGACACTCGGGGTCGGGATCGAGATGCTCGCACAGGCCTCCGTGACGGCTGGACTGCTGGGGGGACTGGTGGCGTTAGCCCTGCTGACGCCATTCCTGCGTGCGGCCCTCTTGCGGCTCGGGGAAGGGGAGCGGCTCTGCTGCGGGCTTCTGGATCCCAGCGAggaggacagggagagggagcggAGGCGGCAGGAGGCGGCAGTGgttgagcagaggcagagggtcACCGTGGAGATGGAGCAGAGGATAACGATGCTGGAGGAGGGCGCCGGAGACGGGGACGCCGCGCAGCAGCATCGGGCCGTCTGGGAGACGCAGTGGCGGGAGAGGAAGGAGGccgagagggaggagagggagcggACGGTGCTGGAGACGGAACAAAGGAGAGTCTCTGAGCGCGTCACCAAGGCGATGGCCCAGTACGCGGACCTGCTGGCGTTCTCGGGCATCCCGATGACGGTGACGGCGACCGTGACAACGGGCCTCGGGCTGTTCGGGTACGGGGACTACCGCTTTGTCTTCGTGGTTCTGCTCGCGCTGGTCCTCGTCATGACCTTTGCCCTCATGAGGTCGGCGAACCTGAGCTTCTGGAAGTTCGCCGGCTGCATGGGCCTGTTCGCCACCTTCGCCATCGCCGTGCTGACTGTGCACGCCGGACAGGAAGTGGCCGGGGCCTCGGCCAGGCTGAAAGCGGCGGGGAGAAAGGTCCCGCCCCGCGAGAGCATCGCCACCGCCATGAGGCAGCGCTCGTCCCTGGAGGCCGTCGCCGCGGGCTTCTTCGTGGCCAAGCTCTGCCAGGTGGGCCTCGGGGCCTCCGTAGGAGGACCTCTGGGAAGGCAGGTGGACGGGAAGATCGTGGTGGGGGCCGCAGGGGCTGTGGCGGCTATCATTGGTCTGGTACGAGTCTCGGCCGGGTTTCTGGGAGCAGGGGGCACGGCGGGGGCACTGCTCGGGGCAGTCGGGGCATCTGGGGTGTCTCTGGGGTCAGCGGCGGCCATCGCTGTAGGCTGGTCCACGTGGGCGGGGACTGTCGGCACAACAGTGGGAATGGTAACTGGGGCATTAGCCACTGGGAAATGGGACGTTCCCAACTTAATTCAAGTGCCTGTTGCGTATATGTTTGCTATGACCAACCCCTACTGA